One Lacticaseibacillus rhamnosus genomic window carries:
- a CDS encoding peptidase, translated as MILTLFLLTVISVTKRLTSINQSVHCVLAILLGISSTTWLPFFLSIGLLMFSIADWHERSVSLINFCGWWFGIIVVFPCNLFNLMMLGSMVGGLALMSHGLGSADVLLIALLGGVLQLEAALVITLIACISAGGHWFITRLETLPMISHIAIGYGCFSLAANCLGIF; from the coding sequence TTGATTCTAACTTTATTTTTACTAACCGTGATCAGCGTAACAAAGCGTTTAACTAGCATTAATCAGTCAGTTCATTGTGTTTTGGCGATTCTTTTAGGGATAAGCAGTACGACCTGGTTACCTTTTTTCCTCAGTATCGGTTTGCTTATGTTTAGCATTGCTGATTGGCATGAACGCAGCGTTTCACTCATCAATTTTTGTGGCTGGTGGTTTGGTATCATTGTGGTTTTTCCCTGCAATTTGTTTAATTTAATGATGTTAGGTTCCATGGTTGGCGGGTTAGCACTGATGTCGCACGGTTTAGGCAGTGCTGATGTTTTACTGATTGCATTATTAGGTGGCGTTCTGCAATTAGAAGCTGCCTTGGTCATCACGTTAATTGCTTGTATCAGCGCTGGCGGTCACTGGTTCATTACCCGTTTAGAGACGTTACCGATGATTAGTCATATAGCGATCGGTTACGGTTGCTTTAGTTTGGCAGCTAATTGCCTTGGCATTTTTTGA
- the rpoC gene encoding DNA-directed RNA polymerase subunit beta', producing the protein MIDVNKFESMQIGLASPDKIRSWSYGEVKKPETINYRTLKPERDGLFDERIFGPTKDWECACGKYKRIRYKGIVCDRCGVEVTRSKVRRERMGHIELAAPVTHIWYFKGIPSRMGLVLDMSPRSLEEIIYFASYVVIDPGDTPMEKKQLLTEREYREKREEYGQTFNAKMGAEAIKELLQDVDLEKEVAELKEDLKSAQGQKRTRAIRRLDILDAFKESGNDPAWMVMDTIPVIPPDLRPMVQLEGGRFATSDLNDLYRRVINRNNRLKRLLDLNAPSIIVQNEKRMLQEAVDALIDNGRRGRPVTGPGNRPLKSLSHMLKGKQGRFRQNLLGKRVDYSGRSVIDVGPWLKFYQCGVPREMALELFKPFVMRELVKRDMASNIKNARRKIDRQDDDVWDVLEDVIKERPVLLNRAPTLHRLGIQAFEPVLVDGKSIRLHPLVCEAYNADFDGDQMAIHVPLSDEAMAEARMLMLAAHHILAPKDGKPIVTPSQDVVLGNYYLTMEQKGREGEGMIFKDTNEVLMALQNGYVHLHSRVGIAANSFTDKPFTDEQKQKIMVTSVGKAIFNEIMPKDFPYLNEPTQDNIVNGVPDKYFIDKGEDIHAYLEDAPLIDPFKKGFLSDIIAQVFKVYKVQRTSDLLDDMKTLGYTQSTNSGLTVGIADITNLKEKPEIVAAAHKKVATVSKQFRRGLITDDERHDRVIQIWNDAKDEIQQKLVDSFDPNNPISMMSDSGARGNISNFTQLAGMRGLMAAPNGGMMEVPVISNFREGLTVMEMFMSTHGARKGMTDTALKTADSGYLTRRLVDVAQDVIVREEDCGTDRGLVVRAIREGNEMIEPLYDRLVGRFTMKDVLDPKTGDVLVKRNTLMDEDMAQKIVDAGVEAVTIRSVFTCNTKHGVCQKCYGRNMATGEQVEVGEAVGTVAAQSIGEPGTQLTMRNFHTGGVAGGEDITQGLPRVQEIFEARNPKGEAVITEVTGEVTAIDENPAEHTREITVKGDTDTRTYSVPYASSVAVAEGDHINRGERLTGGSIDPKQLIKVRDVMATENYLLSEVQKVYRMQGVDIGDKHVEVMVRQMLRKIRVMDPGDTNILPGTLLDIADFKEKNTQAIISGGIPATGRPVLLGITKASLETNSFLSAASFQETTRVLTDASIRGKNDPLVGLKENVIIGKIIPAGTGMATYRHEEPKSVGTVSDSVYSISDIEKQMKEKDNQQSDTDKQ; encoded by the coding sequence TTGATTGATGTCAATAAGTTTGAAAGTATGCAAATCGGCTTAGCCTCGCCGGACAAGATCCGCAGCTGGTCTTATGGGGAAGTCAAAAAGCCCGAAACGATCAACTATCGGACCCTAAAGCCTGAGCGGGACGGCTTATTCGATGAACGTATCTTCGGACCGACCAAAGACTGGGAATGTGCCTGTGGTAAGTACAAGCGAATCCGCTATAAGGGAATCGTTTGTGATCGCTGCGGCGTTGAAGTCACCCGGTCCAAGGTTCGGCGCGAACGGATGGGTCATATCGAATTAGCTGCACCGGTGACGCACATCTGGTACTTCAAGGGAATTCCTAGCCGGATGGGTCTGGTACTCGACATGTCGCCACGTTCACTTGAAGAAATCATCTATTTTGCTTCCTATGTTGTGATTGATCCAGGCGATACGCCAATGGAGAAAAAGCAGCTGCTAACCGAACGCGAATATCGCGAAAAGCGGGAAGAATATGGACAGACCTTCAATGCCAAAATGGGTGCTGAAGCCATCAAGGAATTGTTGCAGGATGTTGATCTCGAAAAAGAAGTCGCTGAATTAAAAGAAGACCTGAAATCAGCTCAGGGTCAAAAACGGACCCGTGCGATTCGCCGTCTGGACATTTTGGATGCGTTCAAGGAGTCCGGTAATGATCCGGCATGGATGGTTATGGACACGATTCCTGTTATTCCACCGGATTTGCGGCCAATGGTTCAGCTTGAAGGAGGCCGGTTTGCGACCTCTGATCTAAACGACTTGTATCGCCGGGTCATCAACCGTAACAACCGTCTGAAGCGTCTGCTTGATCTCAATGCACCAAGTATTATCGTGCAAAACGAAAAGCGCATGCTGCAGGAAGCCGTCGATGCCTTGATCGATAACGGTCGGCGCGGACGTCCGGTTACCGGACCTGGTAACCGCCCGCTGAAGTCCTTGTCCCACATGTTGAAAGGGAAGCAAGGCCGATTCCGTCAAAACCTGTTAGGTAAGCGTGTCGATTACTCTGGCCGTTCGGTTATTGATGTTGGCCCATGGTTGAAGTTTTATCAGTGTGGTGTTCCGCGTGAAATGGCCTTGGAACTCTTTAAGCCATTTGTCATGCGCGAACTGGTTAAGCGCGATATGGCAAGCAATATTAAAAATGCTCGCCGGAAGATTGATCGCCAAGATGATGATGTCTGGGATGTCCTCGAAGATGTGATTAAGGAACGGCCAGTCCTTTTGAACCGTGCGCCTACTTTGCATCGACTGGGTATTCAGGCATTTGAACCTGTCTTGGTTGATGGTAAGTCCATTCGCTTGCACCCACTGGTCTGCGAAGCTTATAACGCTGACTTTGATGGTGACCAGATGGCGATTCACGTACCGCTATCTGATGAAGCAATGGCAGAAGCGCGCATGCTGATGCTGGCAGCGCACCACATTTTGGCACCTAAAGACGGCAAGCCAATCGTTACCCCTTCTCAAGACGTTGTGTTAGGTAACTACTACCTGACCATGGAGCAGAAGGGCCGCGAAGGCGAAGGCATGATCTTCAAGGATACCAATGAAGTGTTGATGGCGTTGCAAAATGGCTATGTTCATCTGCACAGTCGTGTCGGGATTGCGGCGAACTCCTTTACGGACAAACCGTTTACTGATGAGCAGAAACAAAAGATTATGGTGACGAGTGTCGGCAAGGCGATCTTTAACGAGATCATGCCAAAAGACTTCCCGTATTTGAACGAACCGACTCAGGACAACATCGTCAATGGTGTGCCGGATAAATACTTCATAGACAAAGGTGAAGACATCCATGCTTATCTTGAAGATGCACCTTTGATCGATCCATTCAAGAAAGGATTCCTGTCTGACATCATTGCCCAAGTCTTCAAGGTTTATAAAGTTCAGCGGACCAGTGACTTGCTGGATGACATGAAGACACTCGGCTATACTCAGTCAACGAATTCCGGTTTGACGGTTGGGATTGCCGACATTACGAACTTGAAGGAAAAGCCAGAGATTGTGGCGGCAGCCCATAAGAAGGTTGCAACGGTTTCTAAGCAGTTCCGTCGTGGTTTAATTACTGACGATGAACGGCATGACCGGGTCATTCAGATCTGGAACGACGCTAAAGATGAAATTCAGCAAAAACTGGTTGATTCTTTTGACCCGAACAACCCAATTTCCATGATGTCCGATTCCGGTGCTCGTGGTAACATCTCAAACTTTACTCAGCTTGCCGGTATGCGTGGTCTGATGGCTGCGCCTAACGGAGGGATGATGGAAGTTCCTGTTATCTCGAACTTCCGTGAAGGTCTAACCGTTATGGAAATGTTCATGTCAACTCACGGTGCACGTAAAGGGATGACCGATACGGCGCTGAAGACGGCTGACTCAGGTTACCTGACCCGTCGTTTGGTTGATGTTGCCCAAGACGTCATTGTTCGCGAAGAAGACTGCGGTACTGATCGTGGGTTGGTTGTTCGTGCAATTCGTGAAGGTAACGAAATGATTGAACCGCTGTATGATCGTTTGGTTGGCCGGTTCACGATGAAAGACGTTCTTGATCCAAAGACTGGCGATGTGCTGGTTAAACGCAATACGCTTATGGATGAAGACATGGCTCAGAAGATTGTGGATGCTGGTGTTGAAGCCGTTACCATTCGTTCGGTCTTTACCTGCAACACGAAGCATGGTGTTTGCCAGAAGTGCTATGGTCGTAACATGGCAACCGGCGAACAGGTTGAAGTCGGTGAAGCTGTCGGGACCGTGGCGGCACAGTCAATCGGTGAACCAGGTACCCAGCTGACCATGCGTAACTTCCATACCGGTGGTGTTGCTGGTGGCGAAGATATCACGCAAGGGCTGCCTCGTGTTCAGGAAATCTTTGAAGCACGGAACCCTAAAGGTGAAGCGGTTATCACTGAAGTTACTGGTGAAGTAACGGCAATTGATGAAAACCCAGCCGAGCATACGCGTGAAATTACCGTCAAAGGTGACACCGATACCCGGACTTACAGCGTGCCATATGCTTCTAGTGTGGCCGTTGCAGAAGGAGATCACATTAACCGTGGCGAACGCTTAACTGGTGGTTCAATTGATCCTAAGCAATTGATCAAGGTGCGCGATGTGATGGCAACCGAAAACTACCTGCTTTCTGAAGTTCAGAAAGTTTACCGTATGCAAGGGGTTGACATCGGTGATAAGCACGTCGAAGTAATGGTACGGCAAATGTTACGTAAGATCCGCGTCATGGATCCGGGCGACACGAATATTCTGCCAGGCACCTTGCTCGACATTGCGGACTTCAAGGAAAAGAACACGCAAGCAATCATCAGTGGCGGGATCCCGGCAACGGGTCGTCCGGTCTTGCTGGGGATTACCAAGGCTTCTCTGGAAACTAACAGCTTCTTATCAGCTGCTTCCTTCCAAGAAACCACGCGTGTCTTAACCGATGCATCCATTCGCGGCAAGAACGATCCACTGGTTGGTCTGAAAGAAAATGTCATCATCGGGAAGATCATTCCGGCTGGTACCGGGATGGCCACCTATCGTCACGAGGAACCTAAGAGTGTCGGTACAGTTTCCGACAGTGTTTATTCGATTTCAGACATCGAAAAGCAGATGAAGGAAAAAGACAACCAGCAAAGCGACACTGATAAACAGTAA